A genomic stretch from Haloarchaeobius amylolyticus includes:
- a CDS encoding HAD family hydrolase, translating to MAVSFDLFGTLVDVDRPADPAAAVAAALRDRDVAVPDDWGEAYREVHIDAPAGAEVPLPAHVSAALQSRGVDAPGNAPRRAVVSAFDPAVETREGAVEAVAAARERGPVAICSNCAVPELVGRTLVRSDLGRGDFDTIVTSVACGWRKPDAHIFETVARQLECDVADLVHVGDDPRTDGGIEDAGGRFVDVGEVPLSALPAELGWSG from the coding sequence GGCAGTTTCGTTCGACCTCTTCGGGACGCTCGTGGACGTGGACCGGCCGGCAGACCCAGCGGCGGCGGTCGCAGCGGCCCTCCGGGACCGGGACGTCGCGGTCCCCGATGACTGGGGCGAGGCCTACCGGGAGGTCCACATCGACGCGCCCGCGGGCGCGGAAGTACCCCTGCCGGCGCACGTCTCGGCGGCCCTGCAGAGCCGGGGAGTCGACGCGCCGGGGAACGCGCCGCGGCGGGCGGTCGTCTCGGCGTTCGACCCCGCGGTCGAGACCAGAGAGGGCGCGGTCGAGGCCGTCGCGGCGGCCCGCGAGAGGGGGCCGGTCGCGATCTGCTCGAACTGTGCGGTGCCGGAGCTCGTCGGCCGGACGCTGGTCCGGTCCGACCTCGGGCGTGGGGACTTCGATACCATCGTCACGAGCGTCGCCTGTGGCTGGCGCAAGCCCGACGCGCACATCTTCGAGACGGTGGCGCGCCAGCTCGAGTGCGACGTGGCCGACCTCGTCCACGTCGGCGACGACCCGCGGACCGACGGGGGCATCGAGGACGCGGGCGGCCGGTTCGTCGACGTGGGCGAGGTACCCC